In Macadamia integrifolia cultivar HAES 741 unplaced genomic scaffold, SCU_Mint_v3 scaffold1190, whole genome shotgun sequence, a single genomic region encodes these proteins:
- the LOC122063087 gene encoding 40S ribosomal protein S25-2-like: protein MAPKKEKAPPPSSKPAKSGGGKQKKKKWSKGKQKEKVNNMVLFDQGTYDKLLSEAPKYKLITPSILSDRLRINGSLARRAIRDLMARGLIRMVSSHSSQQIYTRATNT, encoded by the exons ATG GCGccaaagaaggagaaggctcCTCCTCCATCTTCCAAGCCCGCTAAATCTGGCGGTggtaaacaaaagaagaag AAGTGGAGCAAAGGAAAACAGAAGGAGAAGGTGAACAACATGGTCTTGTTTGACCAGGGTACCTATGACAAGCTTCTCTCTGAAGCACCTAAATACAAGCTCATCACTCCTTCCATTCTGTCTGACAGATTGAGG ATTAATGGGTCGCTTGCACGGAGAGCAATCAGGGATCTGATGGCAAGAGGCTTAATAAGGATGGTATCTTCTCATTCAAGTCAGCAGATATACACTAGGGCAACCAACACTTAG
- the LOC122063082 gene encoding GTPase ERA-like, chloroplastic, whose translation MSKLEEIIERLALRSPKLNPMEVALHIRATTLPGDNVFCYSSHRPQDKVLFPRSTTGNPSSRETLVGTRNREVLLEKRISRMGNFKEEIEYRARTSSSDEHSLLSLSDKPDRNLSLFDDYDIEGLNLEADPNHRSGYVAVLGKPNVGKSTLSNQMIGQKLSIVTDKPQTTRHRILGICSGPDYQMILYDTPGVIGKKMHKLDDMMMNNVRSAAINADCVLLVVDACKVPQEIDEIFEEGVGSIQEKVPTLLVLNKKDLIKAGEIAKKLEWYEKFTNVEEVIPVSAKYGHGVDDVKEWILSKLPVGPAYYPKDIASEHPERFFLAEIVREKIFMQYRNEVPYSCQVNVVNYKTRPTSKDFIQVEILVEKNSQKIILIGKEGRALKLLATAARLDIEDFLQKKVYLEVEVKVKENWRHDEALLKYYGYGGQIRVLQSD comes from the exons ATGAGTAAATTGGAAGAGATAATAGAACGTTTGGCGCTCCGAAGTCCAAAGTTGAATCCAATGGAGGTGGCTCTACATATCCGTGCAACTACTCTTCCGGGAGACAATGTCTTTTGTTATTCATCTCATCGTCCTCAAGATAAGGTCCTATTTCCGCGTTCGACGACGGGAAACCCTTCTTCACGGGAAACTTTGGTCGGCACGCGAAATCGAGAGGTCCTGTTGGAGAAGCGGATTTCGAGGATGGGAAATTTCAAAGAAGAAATTGAGTACCGAGCGAGGACGAGCTCCTCCGACGAACATTCTTTATTGTCTTTAAGTGATAAACCAGACAGGAACTTGAGTTTGTTCGACGACTATGATATTGAAGGACTCAACCTTGAGGCTGATCCTAACCATCGAAGCG GTTATGTTGCCGTGCTGGGCAAGCCTAATGTCGGGAAGAGTACACTCTCAAACCAAATGATAGGTCAAAAGCTTTCAATTGTTACTGATAAACCTCAAACCACAAGGCATCGAATCCTTGGTATATGTTCTGGCCCTGATTACCAG ATGATACTCTATGACACACCTGGTGTTATAGGAAAGAAGATGCACAAGTTGGATGATATGATGATGAACAACGTTCGCAGTGCAGCTATTAATGCAGACTGTGTACTTCTTGTTGTTGATGCATGTAAAGTGCCTCAAGAG ATTGACGAGATATTTGAAGAAGGGGTTGGAAGTATCCAAGAGAAGGTACCAACTTTGTTGGTGTTGAATAAGAAGGACCTAATTAAGGCAGGTGAGATCGCGAAGAAACTGGAG TGGTACGAGAAATTCACTAATGTTGAGGAGGTCATACCTGTGAGTGCTAAATATGGTCACGGAGTGGATGATGTGAAGGAATGGATACTGTCAAAACTCCCTGTTGGGCCTGCTTACTATCCAAAG GACATTGCCAGTGAGCACCCAGAAAGATTCTTCCTAGCTGAAATCGTTagagagaaaatatttatgCAATATCGTAATGAAGTCCCATATTCATGTCAG GTCAATGTGGTGAACTACAAAACTAGACCAACTTCAAAAGATTTTATTCAAGTTGAGATActtgttgagaaaaactcgcaAAAGATCATTCTCATTGGTAAA GAAGGGAGGGCTCTAAAATTATTGGCTACAGCTGCAAGGCTTGATATTGAAGATTTCTTGCAGAAGAAAGTTTACCTAGAG GTGGAAGTGAAAGTGAAAGAGAACTGGCGGCACGATGAAGCTCTACTGAAATATTATGGCTATGGGGGCCAAATTCGAGTTTTACAATCCGATTGA
- the LOC122063081 gene encoding glucose-1-phosphate adenylyltransferase large subunit, chloroplastic/amyloplastic-like: MDPCSATLKTNAPVVRAGKGGFDDGRHGFWGERIRGSLKNGFCDIKLTKSLMTENESKKIKAGVAYSVLTADVNKEALTFQAPVFVKSKGDPKNVASIILGGGAGTRLFPLTSRRAKPAVPIGGCYRLIDVPMSNCINSGINKIFIMTQFNSASLNRHIARTYNFGNGVNFGDGFVEVLAATQTPGETGMKWFQGTADAVRQFMWVFEDAKNKNVEHILILSGDHLYRMDYMEFVQKHIDTNADITVSCVPMDDSRASDYGLMKINNTGRIIQFAEKPKGSDLKAMQVDTTILGLSQQEAMKSPYIASMGVYVFRTEVLLKLLTAKYPMCNDFGSEIIPSAVKEHNVQAYLFNDYWEDIGTIKSFFDANLALTEQPPKFEFYDPKTPFFTSPRFLPPSKVDKCRIMNAIISHGCFLRECSVQNTIVGVRSRLESGVELQDTMMMGADYYQTEAEIASLMAEGKVPIGVGQNTKIRNCIIDKNAKIGRDVVIVNQDDVEEADKPNEGFYIRSGITVILKNATIKDGTII, from the exons ATGGATCCTTGCTCTGCGACCTTGAAGACCAATGCTCCTGTGGTGCGAGCTGGGAAAGGAGGTTTTGATGATGGGCGTCATGGGTTCTGGGGAGAGAGGATTAGGGGTAGTCTTAAGAACGGATTTTGTGATATCAAGTTGACGAAGAGTTTGATGACTGAAAATGAGAGTAAAAAGATAAAAGCTGGTGTTGCTTACTCTGTTCTTACAGCCGATGTCAACAAAGAGGCTCTG ACCTTTCAAGCACCGGTATTTGTGAAGTCGAAAGGGGACCCCAAGAACGTAGCTTCGATTATATTGGGTGGAGGGGCCGGGACTCGTCTTTTTCCTCTTACCAGCCGAAGAGCTAAGCCAGCT GTTCCAATTGGGGGTTGCTACAGGCTTATTGATGTCCCTATGAGCAATTGCATAAACAGTGGCATCAACAAGATTTTCATCATGACCCAGTTCAACTCTGCTTCCCTTAATCGTCACATTGCTCGCACATATAATTTTGGTAATGGTGTGAACTTTGGGGATGGTTTTGTAGAG GTTCTGGCCGCCACTCAAACACCGGGAGAAACAGGAATGAAGTGGTTTCAAGGCACAGCTGATGCTGTTAGGCAATTTATGTGGGTGTTTGAG GATGCCAAGAACAAGAATGTTGAGCATATTCTGATATTGTCCGGTGATCATCTTTATAGGATGGACTACATGGAATTTGTGCAG AAGCATATTGACACAAATGCTGATATTACAGTTTCTTGTGTACCCATGGATGACAG CCGTGCATCAGATTATGGGTTGATGAAGATCAATAACACTGGACGTATCATCCAATTTGCTGAGAAACCCAAGGGTTCCGACCTAAAAGCAATG CAAGTCGACACCACTATTCTTGGGTTGTCTCAGCAAGAAGCCATGAAATCTCCTTACATTGCATCAATGGGAGTCTATGTATTTAGAACGGAGGTTCTACTGAAACTTTTGACAGCGAAATATCCCATGTGCAATGACTTTGGGTCTGAAATCATTCCATCTGCTGTGAAGGAGCACAACGTCCAA GCATATTTATTCAATGACTACTGGGAGGACATTGGAACAATCAAATCATTCTTTGATGCTAACTTAGCCCTCACAGAGCAG CCTCCTAAGTTTGAGTTCTATGACCCAAAGACACCTTTCTTCACGTCTCCACGGTTCTTGCCACCTTCCAAAGTTGACAAATGCCGG ATTATGAATGCAATCATTTCTCACGGGTGCTTCTTGAGGGAATGTAGCGTCCAAAACACTATTGTAGGTGTCCGCTCACGTTTAGAGTCTGGTGTTGAGCTTCAG GATACTATGATGATGGGTGCAGACTATTATCAAACTGAAGCTGAAATTGCATCTCTGATGGCAGAGGGAAAAGTTCCAATCGGTGTTGGACAGAATACCAAGATTAG gaatTGCATAATCGATAAGAATGCCAAGATAGGAAGAGACGTGGTCATTGTGAACCAAGAT GATGTTGAAGAAGCAGATAAGCCCAATGAAGGATTCTACATAAGGTCTGGAATAACTGTTATATTGAAGAATGCAACCATTAAAGATGGCACAATCATTTAA
- the LOC122063086 gene encoding 50S ribosomal protein L31, chloroplastic, with translation MALSLTNTFLQRKPSPCILPVKVKKETKARPQWTCRKKEIHPEFYEDAKVYCNGELVMTTGGTQKEYVVDVWSGNHPFYLGNRSGVVVDADQVEKFRKKFGELSQIMEIPNLKYGEIVLPSKRSKAGAKGKKK, from the exons ATGGCGCTAAGCCTAACCAACACATTCCTCCAAAGGAAACCCTCCCCCTGCATCCTTCCGGTGAAG GTGAAGAAGGAGACGAAGGCGCGGCCGCAGTGGACTTGCAGGAAGAAGGAGATTCATCCGGAATTCTACGAGGACGCAAAGGTGTACTGCAATGGGGAGCTGGTGATGACCACTGGAGGTACCCAGAAGGAGTACGTGGTGGATGTTTGGTCGGGAAACCACCCCTTCTACCTGGGCAACCGGTCGGGTGTGGTCGTTGACGCCGACCAGGTCGAGAAGTTCCGGAAGAAGTTCGGTGAGCTCTCCCAGATCATGGAGATCCCCAACCTCAAGTACGGTGAGATCGTTCTCCCCTCCAAGCGCTCCAAAGCTGGTgccaagggaaagaagaaatag